cgataataaataaaatatcgtTCCTATTTCTGTGATACACGAAACGTgcaataaaagtataaaatatgGCACTTATTTTTATGGTACACACAACGTGCAAtgatataatgaaatattgcaCATATTTTCATGGTACACTCAATGTgcaatattaaatgaaatattgccCGCATTTCTATACGATACAATTAATGTGCaatgattaataaaataaatcacaatTTCTCTATGATACAATaaacatgcaataaatgtataaaaaattgtacGCATCGTATTTTAATGATGGACTCAACGTGCTACatgtagaaataaataaaacattgcaCGTATTTCTATGATACACTCATCGGGCAAAAGATGAATAGAATATTGCCCGTAGTTCTATGATATACTAAACGTgcaataaaagtataaaaatattgCTCTTATTTCTCTGATACACTCAACGTGCTAAAAATGAATTACCTACTGCACGTATTTCTATGATATACTCAACGtgcaataaatgtatgaaatattgcACGTATTTCTCTGATACACTCAACGTGCTAAAAATGAATTAACTACTGCACGTATTTCTATGATACACTCAACGTGCAATAACTGTATGAAATATTGCACCTATATCTGTGATACACTCAACATACACCGAAGGAGTAAGTTACAAGCACTCAACGTGCAATAAATGTGTATACTAGAATATATTGCACGTATTTCTATGATACACTAAACGtgaaaaagagaagaaaatgtaGTCGTGTTTTTATGTTATACTAAAAGTGCGACTAATAAATAAACGTTTATCTATTATGCGCTCTCTTGTTTGAAGGCGATAAGATGATTATATTATTATTCTATGACCAGTAAGTACCTAAGTAAGTTATTGATTATTACAGTGACATGTGTATATATGACATTTGTAATACACAATATATGAAAACTAATAATTTGCTTCAAGCTCCTTAAAGTTGGACCTATAAGTCACTTTATATATTGAAAACTTTCTGCATGCATGATTCTGAATACATCTTATTTTAACTTATGAACATTGGCAAATCAACACAATATttagatacattaacatttgaataattttttttaagttggtaACCATCCATTTCTTTCTGCTCATAGTAAACAacattgaaagtttaaaaacgtaaagaaaattcaataagAAAAATTGCAACCTTGGtaaattatatgttttatttccgACACCATATAACACATTTAAAAGTCATACATATGATTTTAAGGACAgcatgaaaaagaaataaaaaatccacTGAATAAACATATATCGCAAATAATCATAATATCATGAACGTATcacacataaataaaaatatataattatcttctatttttgcaaaaataggtacattttaaattgattttaaattcgATGGAATAATAATTTACAAGATAATATACATGGAATTAGTGAACACTGCATTCTTCGTAAAATTATGTTATATATTCAAGAacatctatatgaaatgaattatatatatatatatatatatatatatatatatatatatatatatatatatatatatcagtaaataggatcaatttgtgattttattctggagaaatatatatatatatatatatatatatatatatatatatatatatatatatatatatatatatatatatatatatatatatataattttaatccctataatatacatgcatagcaaataattatcttaaaataacATGAGATTAAACATCACACGTAATTAACATATCTTCGTGTAAAATGTTATGCACGTTCATTCCATTATTTGATGAAATTATATAAAgaataacatagaaataaataaaactatattaaACATTGCttaatgatatgatatgacatgatatgatttacaaataataataatttaaaaaaaaaacactcttTATACTGACTAATCTATCAGTTGGTAAAACGTATAAAAATATAGCAAAAGAAATTTTAGATTTTCGTTGTATGACCCATTTCAATCACTATGAAAACagactttatatattttaacgaAGTCAAAAACAATCAGGTAAAATCCTACAACTACACCTTTCATTTTCATTGCTTGAGCTACTTACTGACCAAACCTTTTGTTTTCGGCACCTTTTAacgatctccgatcctcagcaatgttcgataactctaaattatacGAATTTAAAATTCGTACTATAAATTTGCCTTGTATACAGACAAATTGATTAGTCTTCTAGTGTTAGCATAACGATCAGGTGCTCAACATAATGCTTGGCTTAGTGGATCCTGTTTTCAGCTATTGTTTGACATTAGCTACTTGAGCAATTCAAAATGGGCATTCACTTGCTTTTTCTCTCCGGCAATTGAGCATTCAGCAGAAACACTGAGTTGGGTAAAACCAAACACCACtttaacaattatttcattattgtcAAGATTGCTCTTATCTCCATATTCTACTTTGATATCTCCAATGTGCTTACATGGTAACTCCGGGGTGAACACTTCAGAATCCCTAACGTACTTTGGATCTTTGTCTAATGTTCCATAGAATTCCACAAGTGCAAAATCTAAGGAAAAGTCAGCTGGTCGACATTTGTATTCTCTTACCTCGTTCGGAAGAACCGAGTCTCCCGCTCGGACGATGGCAAAAAATACGTCTTCCAATTGGCCATTAAATTTGTGAAACTTATCTCTTTCCCTGTCGTACAGAACTGGATCAAAAGGTTTGCTAATGCTGAAACCATATGAATATCTACTTACTCTTTTTGAAATCTGCTGAGGCTGAAATCCGAACAAAACAGCGCCTTTTAACACGGATAATCCGCATTCTGGTGGGTTTAAAATTAAGACTGATGGCTGGATCTCTTCCTTGATCGATTTGTAAACGAGCTTCGACTCTGAGAATCCACCCACTAGTATGACGGCATCGACATCCCTTTGATCCAGTAAATGACCGATTTGACCATTTATGTCATGGATAGGTTCCATGAAAAGATCCTGTATCATTTCTGAGGGGAATTCTACCTTTCCTCGTCTGACTCGAATTCCAGGATATTTTGTTGATCCTTCCAATTTCGTCTCAATTTTTGGAACTTCACGTAGACATTCCGGAAGAgggatatataaatattcattggtTGTTTCCTCACCAATTTTTCTCTTTTGTAATTCAAAGTTTTGCTGCAGCTCTAAAATCTCATCGGGGTGGTTTTGTATACATTCAGTAAATTCGTACTCTACAACACAATAAAACCTGATGAAGCCTTATTATTGCATTGAAAAACGATGGTTTTTCCGGTCGGATGGCCACATTATCTGTCCCAACTTTATCTTCAGAAACACCTTTATCTAATAGAGAAAGCTTCGATAAAAATAATTACGGTATATATATGCACATTCTTTCTTTAGGAGTACATGTTTCATGATCACAAGAGAGACTGAtttgtatttcttatttatGCGTTTTCTTATTGAGTAACgttttttctgatattaaagcttcacaaaaatgtttgtttataacCATTCTTAGGAAGTGCATGTACACgtttcactggcgtcggaagcaaattgaaagtggggggggggggggggggctagactaatcctcaaaaatattgagaaaaaagtaattcccaaaatcatggaaatccttatccgtgggggggggggggggggggggggggggggagtatacctatgCTTCCAAAACAAAATAACCTTACTTAATACCCAAacttttttttcccaaaatcataaaattcctaatccgggtggggggggggggggagggggggggggggggctagtatgcttctcaatccaacttctcaatctttcaaggtaaatttaggaacaatactCTTTCCTTCGAGAAAAGTGGGGGaactgaaccctctatcatcttatgtttctaatggttacgTATAACTTTGCCAAACAAGTGGGgaggctaagcccccccccccctagcccccccccccctagcccccccccccccggttccgacgcctatgcgtTTGCAGATTCCCGAAAAAACCTCATTGATACagtaatatttgtatataaCCGTCTTACGGAGTATGTCTTTCCAGATTCGCAAGAAAGCCTCATTGATTTTGTTTCCACCCCAGGGTCCCCCCGTCGCCATGTTGATCTCGTGAAGTGTGTGGTCTTCTTGAACTTCATGAACGGTGATGTCACCTGTTCCACCTGTGAATTATTCGCTGGATTATCAGTATCGCATTGTATTTTCATGTATCAAATAGTTATATCTTTCAAACACTCGAAATTTTTCAATGATTCTTTAAATGGGgaatacataatttaaaaaattacaaattttgtcattaataagatctgaaagtttcatgaaaatcggctgaagcgtttttttaaagaaaaagtgacagaaaaaataataataatagggaaatagaaacaaagcaataaaaataaggtcttccgttgaaaacagCAGACCTTAAAGTACCATTATTGAAAGGGATGTGGTCATGATCCTTTTGTTCaaacttttcttttcaaaatataatacttacaatgctttagtaagatattttcaatgttgaacACAAATTTTAGAATGCATCTTATACTACTTCCTTTTAATGCAAACAAGTCTCGTGCTTTTGTTAACAATTCATCTTTATTTCCTGTTTAATCCTTGGGGACCCACACAACGACATTCACACCGCTAGTTATTCTCGTTCTTGGCGTATATGCTGccatacaatttaaataaagctgtatttttttatgaCGTGCACATCTAGTCATGAAACGTTTAactgttttgtttatataggaTCCGATGGTACATGATTTTTAACtaacgagttgtgtgttttctccGAGCTTTGGCGAGAGGATAGAAAACgcacaacgagttggataaaaatcacaTTCCATCACAAATCATAatagattctttttatcacacgTTTTACCACGTCGTTTGTTAAACCTCAATCTTTTctgtaaaaatgataattgtgaGCCACACATAACATTTACTAAAAGACGAAAGTTTCCTTGAAGAataacaaacaaacattaaaaaagtttcattttcgAACATATGTTTATCAATCCATAAAAAATAGACATTATAAAATGATTCACATTTATAACTCTACGCTTTTtcaactgaattatttttttttctttttcattctacgtcaatcaaccgcctaaacatatgtatatttaattatgacgtcattttgtgTAAGAATACAcagtataatatataaaatttgttacaCAAGTGTTATCCATTGTATAATAAGATAAACgtgtgataaaatatatatattttttttattgaaaaaatgtttcattctataaaagtaatatttatGTATTGGCTGACCAAATAAATGTTGCTGCTTTAgaagattgttttttttatttcctgttAAATCTTACCTCCTAAATCGACCAccataaattttgaatttggaaCAAATGGCACCAGTTTAACTCTTTCTTCTTCTGTGTGTCGAATCAACTCTTGTTCTTTTGTAAACAAGGCTGCGGCCTCGGGTTCCAGAGCTAACATCAACGATTCTCCTGGTATACCTGCCTATAGAATGTTACAATCTTCCTTCGTGTTGGTTATTTGTCCAAAATTGAGTGGAAATAGCATTAATGTTAAAAGTGActaaatttaaatcataaataaagtGGATTTGGagagaaaaattatttgtataCAGTTTTGACATTATTCTTTCTCGAGAACTAGCGGGTATTTTATAGGTTGTGATATtggatatcaaaaaaattaaacccaAATTTTAAAGCAATACTTTGTAAACAGTTTTCgatgaaaacaaaaacttttttctgGGAGAGAGATTCGAATCTCCAAAATGGAGTCAGTATCGATCCATTGACTTTTTTCTACGACAATTTAAGCAAATTGGACTGGGGCATGGTTAACTTGTTTTGTCTAAAGAATTAACATCGTCTTACATTGATTATGAATagcaaaaatgtgaaaatatatTCATAGGTGTGTCCATTATAATCATCAAAAATTATGCATAATTGTACCTCTTCTGCCGCTGTCCTCATGAACTGTTTAGCAGGTTCGCTCCAAATTGCAGGAATGGTCAGAACCCAGGAAATGTCTGTAGGGAGAAGGGTTGTTTTTCTTGTAATGGCACCTAAAGCATGCTCTTTGAAAAATCTGATGGACTCTTTGAAGACTGCTCGCAGTGAAAATGATTTACCAGTAGTgtcctttattttcatttttctaggCAAAACCTGGgcaaaataatttctttgtagccacaaaatataaagaaatgatataaaaataatccCCATTAAttatgatgtttttaaaaaatatccataATATCCATACCTCTTTTCCATAAAGCTCCATTTTGAAGTTTCTGAATAAGAACCAGTCTTTAGGCGATTTATCTGGAAATTTATCATcttgaaactttttttcagcatttttCCGAAACATTTCCGCATAAACATTTTCTGCATCAAACCTACAAAAAAAGTTCCTTTTCTTTTCCAATATTATTCATACAATGTATCATGACGTATAACAAGAAATGATCCAGCTAAATAGAGCTAGACTGCTTATCaacatggaaaaaaaacccaactagAACTTTTTGTCTTCagcaaaaaggaagggcttttcgacatccCCTTATTAAATGTCATGAAAAACCATGtctatttttttccaaattcttCAGCGCCTTAGTATAAGCATTTCCTAAATAAGAACTTATAAGTCATGCGATATCAAAAGTAAGAAAACTCCAGTACTCTATAAGCAGATCTACTTTTAATTTCGTAAAGACTATttccaaaaaattatataaaagtaaACACTTATTTCTCGGACCCAAGACTTGGTATGCTATTGGTGTTATCTGTTTTTAATCAAAGCGGGATAACtcttatcaaaaaaaatttttgatgTTACAAAAAAGTGATTTTTAGGCCCTTAAAACCCATATTAGGAGTCATAAAGTTGCCCCTCAGACCATGATTTTTAAATGGTACTCCCCACTTTGatcaattaaaaaagattttagaaatcagatgagaaataaaaaagtgtcTTGAATATTGACCCCTCAAGATTCCTTATTTTCcggaattttattttcagaacttTTCAGGTCCTATaatttgaatatgaaatataaaaatatttgcttaaaactatttgagaaaacgtgacacgCGTGAATTtagtttaacattaaaactcccatagacaatttttttatcaacttataaAACCGGAACCTCTCAATAAAAATTTGTCGTATTTTAATTTCTACTTTTTTCACTCTCCCTTTTTACAAAGTTTGAAGCCCATTATCTCGAAAACAGTATGAGATAGGAAAAAGTTgtcgcttacaattttgtatatcataGCATGAAGTATATATTTCCAAAATTTCtaagtttataatttaaaaaaaagaatagataCAAGGgtccttttaattttttgtattttgcatGTGTAAACAGGAAGCATAcaaaccggaagtccaaaaaggGACATATGGGAAAATTAAGAGATTGCTACAAAAATTTAACATAAGATTTATACTTTTTCTtatcgttttcaaaaaatcgccgTCGAAACTTTATCGAGaagaataatgataataaaacagaacaaaaacaataggtcttttcgactaAAAGTCGAAAGCCCTAAAACAGACCcaaaacccccccccccccccccaaaaacaacaacaaggACATCAGGCAAGGATGGAGAACCGTTATCCTCCTATACGCCAAAATCGTCAGGGGCAGCAAGTAAGTAaggaagtaaaaaaattatctgtttGAAACAActgatttaaaaacaacaacttgTATATAAAAACACCAAAACTCCTTACCCAAAGGAATTGAAACTCCCATCTGGATTAAGCAGGATGCTTGAAACCGTTTTTTCATACGCCTGATAACCATTTCTCCACACACAGGAGTATATATTCTTTGTGCGCGCCTTTTCAAAGTCCTCTCTAAACTGGTAAGCATATCCAGAGAAAGCACTTCCAATATCGATGGCAACAACTGCCAGGAAATCCTTTTCAGCCATTTTTCTAGGAATAAATATTATCCTTaaagatatttgaatattttaggagTAGCATTACTACGTTAACACTATGCATTGAAAACGCCCACATTGGTTGTTTATTCCACATATTTatacaataagattttattattataaaacaacACATTAACTCTacctaataattttttatatgatttctgctgaaaaaatatcattaacttATGAAATATATCGATactacattttatatttattttgaatttaccttGAGGAAATAAATGGAAATAGAGCTTATCTCAATTATAAGAACATTAcaacacataaaaaatatcGTAGTTTTGAAATCcgattttgaatttcattttttactgATGGATGTAGACGTGTAACTCATCAAAAACATTCAAGTTGAAGAACAGTTAATTTATTCTAGGACACGTTTGAACATTTGCGATAAGTGGACGACAATCGCAATGAATTGTCTGGAAACCATTATAGTATCAATGTTTCACAAGGGTTATTCTCGAAAGCTACGAACATTGGTCCCCTACAAACAatgatgatttcacagtattgtATGAGTTTGCGAAGTTTTCATTAATCTTGTAAAAGGGATACCgactaatgtttttttttcgttgatcacaatattaaataaatctaatacTTTCAATAACCTTGAtcaatataattgttttgaGTTCACCGCGAAGATGTAATTTGCTCTTTTCCCCATACCACTGTgcctttttagaattttatagGACTATCTTTGCCGGTGaaacgtagaataatgacccccgtagaataatgacgggggtcatttttcgacgtagaataatgacccccggtcattattctacgcagaaattctacgcagaaaaatgagccccggtcattattctacgtagaaaaatgacccttttgtctgaagaataagtgtcatttcataaaaatgagcacactctacatgaagaaaagtgacccctgtggAATAATGACCTTCttatagattaaagttttatagtatattttaaagtgaaagaaggggtctatcttagaaaataaaaaaatccttccgttatattAAGATACTGACGTATTGCACCGTgatatggttgtcatcttaacgattacatttacatgtatctcattaTTACGACGAGTgacaacatgtttttttttcgagaAACAAGAGACTATAAAACAAACATCTGTTTATTGGCGTTGAAAGAGTAGACTCGATATGGttatgaattatacttgcatgaCGATTTTCCCCCActacaaactgctgggtatgcAAGTGCATAACCtggaattaatgatgaaaccaaaattatgagaAGTTTACTCCTCTGTAAGGCATAatataaccaagctgaagttagcgggcactaacagcagccattacgccagtagaagttaacagccaataaggaaaatcgtcaaagtacttagagtactcgaacagaaaatatattttaattcatcaTCGGCATAGTTTAAtaaatatcaagatgattaatgcatcaatagtttgtatgagcattgatAACTTTGGAAGTAGTAAAGAtcatgtgatcaaaatcaatggggatataaacccctaataTGATCCCGAACATCTAATCAACATCTTAAAAACCTCTTCTTATTATTGTCAATCAGTGCTTATTATCtatttaagtttttatatagtcaggtactcttcacacatttgctctaaaagaataaagtttTTTCCCGATcgcaaatacaacattacaacaaatgtttagaatatcgatgttcatgtattacatagaataaaacaaaactaacgttaaacgattttttaaaaaatcacattcccccagaaatgtaaataagagatattcatattcctacgtcTTTTCCcgtaaaaatatatacatgtatcattctttgATTGACAATTctttcaccaatgaatattgtttatattatttcaacaattattttttcatgattattgttcgttaattatcacacaatatcctcattgtgtatgaatttggTTTCCTTTATTTGCGTGATTTCCCGCCATATGTCGACAAGAGAAGAGACGTAACTgtaaacaatcaatttgtggcaacgtaagagtgttttgtgtgtgcttgctacggatatgaaaaactatatacagcaatcatttatttacaagttcggtgtttataacttcaaaatcagttgaacagagttaaaattcaagtaatttaaaaatcatatcttgGTTACGGGGTAACCATTTTCTATTCTTGTttagcgggggggggggtcatttttctacgggggtcatttttcttcgtgtttaacatgaagaaaaataacccctgggtcttttttcttcagaaaaatccaattattcttcagaaagggggggggggtcattattctaggtcgaaaaatgacccccggtcattattctacgggggtcattattcttcattagaCCGGAATTCAGTAAAGATTtgagacaaagtatcagacaatacGTCAAATCTTATCATGAATTGAAAGGCCTAACTCCAACtcataataaatatttgaagaaaagaactcgtctttcagtacttttggtactttgatttatttacttaataatagtttattATTTAAGACTAAAGTGAtaatacaaattacatgtaacgtCCAAAGAACCTAGATATGGCTCTagtcaatagcctagtgtatgACAAAAATTTTGAGACAAACATGTCTATTCAAGAGCAGAGAAAAAAACAATCGGACAAATCCTCACAAAGGTGCTACGAAAACGTTGGAAAACGTACCTGAGTATCATTTGACTTGCTAAGTTAAGAAGAAGGTGTAGACACGTCCATTCTTATTTACCATCACTGGAACAAGTCTTAACCCTGTTCCATACTAATATTATTCAAGAAATAACATGCGATACTAGCGTTAAAACGAAAGTAGAACGAATtgggatttttaaaatgaatccgtgtttaaaaatattgattggtCCCTTAACAGTCAATTAAGAGGGAttgatggtcatggccatttttagaccttAATTATCTCCATATGAAGAAGATAtagcaaaatattcaaataatcaCTTGTATATAACAAAAGAATTGACCTATAGGGCCAGTATTGGTATCTGTCTTTACAAAATGCAGATTGATTTACGTTCCACTTCATTATTTTAGGCCATACACAGTAAACTCTTAGGTTCTTGTTCCCATAATGTAtagtgattaaaaaaaagtttcacagtCGTTGTCCGAGCAGTATCAGTAATGGACGCCTTTTTAcgttatcttttttaaatcttattttcagTTTACTATCTATAATACGATACATTtactatatacatttatttacaaccaGGGACATGATAGCAACTATCGAAAGTCTCGCGTGACGCGATTTCAAAGGTCGTTTTAtgcatcaattttcttttacCGGTATTCTTTCTGTAACATAAAcacaatttcctttaaaaataaggaatgTGTTATTTTACTTCATTCCAATATGGGAACATTACTACGATGATTAAATTCTCACACAGGGGGTTAAAAACGGGTATTTATTTTCCTTATATCTTATTCAGTTTTGAACACAATAAATCCAAATTTAGGAAAAGATCAGTATCAACAAGAAAAGCACATTCGTTTGCTTTAATCAGAAGCAATGTTTCTTCGAGATTTCTTAAATTTGAACTTATCTATCTAACAACGATTAACAAGCAAGTTCATATATTAATGTCTCTCGTTGATACGGATGTTTTACGCGATGTGATCCTTAATGTGGGAGAATAATTTGCACAATCTGCGATTTATTTCAGAACGTGCATGATATTTTCAGAAGTTAATGTAAACATTATGGTAAAGAAGTTGTTAATCGAGTGAGAGTATACACGCCCTTTTACAACTCAGGTCATTTCTTTGGAGATGATATACTTAAATTCAGAAAATGTCATTGTTGTAAGAATGGCAAATTATATCTTTTATCTTAAATCTTTTACTGgaagtaaaaaaatgtaaaaaagaaaattgataaatataatattgtaatctatataagtattctttttttaatatcatgacACATAGaaaagtacatatatatttttggatatgtaaatggaaaaaaaaatacatttcattaacatgtaaacaaataatCATAATACATATATCatgaatttaattcaattattaaaaaaaattatatcggtttatcttcaaacaaaaatacgttcatatttatttatgataataataaaaattaatgcataGAATTGGGCTAAGATGGCGTTCTTGGTAAATTCATGctttttattcaagaatatctaaattttctttatttctttatatatatttgactAAACAGTCTTGATCAATAGGATTTTTGATATGTAAATGGAAAAACAAATCCCTgattaaacatataaaacaa
The window above is part of the Magallana gigas chromosome 10, xbMagGiga1.1, whole genome shotgun sequence genome. Proteins encoded here:
- the LOC117686670 gene encoding heat shock 70 kDa protein 12B isoform X1 translates to MILRKMAEKDFLAVVAIDIGSAFSGYAYQFREDFEKARTKNIYSCVWRNGYQAYEKTVSSILLNPDGSFNSFGFDAENVYAEMFRKNAEKKFQDDKFPDKSPKDWFLFRNFKMELYGKEVLPRKMKIKDTTGKSFSLRAVFKESIRFFKEHALGAITRKTTLLPTDISWVLTIPAIWSEPAKQFMRTAAEEAGIPGESLMLALEPEAAALFTKEQELIRHTEEERVKLVPFVPNSKFMVVDLGGGTGDITVHEVQEDHTLHEINMATGGPWGGNKINEAFLRIWKDILQYEFTECIQNHPDEILELQQNFELQKRKIGEETTNEYLYIPLPECLREVPKIETKLEGSTKYPGIRVRRGKVEFPSEMIQDLFMEPIHDINGQIGHLLDQRDVDAVILVGGFSESKLVYKSIKEEIQPSVLILNPPECGLSVLKGAVLFGFQPQQISKRVSRYSYGFSISKPFDPVLYDRERDKFHKFNGQLEDVFFAIVRAGDSVLPNEVREYKCRPADFSLDFALVEFYGTLDKDPKYVRDSEVFTPELPCKHIGDIKVEYGDKSNLDNNEIIVKVVFGFTQLSVSAECSIAGEKKQVNAHFELLK
- the LOC117686670 gene encoding heat shock 70 kDa protein 12B isoform X2, with product MFMRKCFGKMLKKSFKMINFQINRLKTGSYSETSKWSFMEKRNYFAQVLPRKMKIKDTTGKSFSLRAVFKESIRFFKEHALGAITRKTTLLPTDISWVLTIPAIWSEPAKQFMRTAAEEAGIPGESLMLALEPEAAALFTKEQELIRHTEEERVKLVPFVPNSKFMVVDLGGGTGDITVHEVQEDHTLHEINMATGGPWGGNKINEAFLRIWKDILQYEFTECIQNHPDEILELQQNFELQKRKIGEETTNEYLYIPLPECLREVPKIETKLEGSTKYPGIRVRRGKVEFPSEMIQDLFMEPIHDINGQIGHLLDQRDVDAVILVGGFSESKLVYKSIKEEIQPSVLILNPPECGLSVLKGAVLFGFQPQQISKRVSRYSYGFSISKPFDPVLYDRERDKFHKFNGQLEDVFFAIVRAGDSVLPNEVREYKCRPADFSLDFALVEFYGTLDKDPKYVRDSEVFTPELPCKHIGDIKVEYGDKSNLDNNEIIVKVVFGFTQLSVSAECSIAGEKKQVNAHFELLK